One Rhodoferax ferrireducens T118 DNA segment encodes these proteins:
- the rfaE1 gene encoding D-glycero-beta-D-manno-heptose-7-phosphate kinase yields the protein MTEPFNTKTISRDILSNASVLVVGDVMLDRYWFGAVDRISPEAPVPVVRVTREEERSGGAANVAYNVVTLGAQASLLTVVGNDEASHKLEALVADTGIRTYFGRDTDLKTTVKLRVIGRQQQLLRLDFENTPKTEVLASQTATFAQLLPGHAAVLFSDYGKGGLAHVSDMIARAVAAGKPILIDPKGVDYSRYKNASIITPNRTELQQVIGPWLDESELQTKVQNLRQQLGLQAVLLTRSEEGMTLFDDQGQLSVTAMAREVFDVTGAGDTVIATMAALIAAGMTMRDALPLANRAAGLVVGKFGTATVSYEELFA from the coding sequence ATGACGGAACCATTCAACACCAAAACAATTTCCAGAGACATACTGTCGAACGCCAGTGTGCTGGTGGTCGGCGATGTGATGCTGGACCGCTATTGGTTTGGCGCCGTCGACCGCATATCCCCCGAGGCGCCCGTGCCAGTGGTGCGCGTCACGCGCGAAGAAGAGCGCAGTGGCGGTGCGGCCAACGTGGCGTACAACGTGGTCACACTGGGTGCCCAGGCCTCACTGCTGACCGTCGTGGGCAATGACGAAGCAAGCCACAAACTCGAAGCGCTGGTCGCCGACACCGGCATCCGCACCTACTTTGGCCGCGACACCGACCTCAAGACCACCGTCAAACTGCGGGTGATTGGCCGGCAGCAACAACTGCTGCGCCTGGATTTTGAAAACACACCCAAGACTGAAGTACTGGCCTCGCAGACCGCCACCTTTGCCCAACTGCTGCCCGGACATGCCGCGGTGCTGTTTTCAGACTACGGCAAGGGTGGCCTGGCCCATGTCAGCGACATGATCGCGCGCGCAGTGGCTGCGGGCAAGCCGATCCTGATCGACCCCAAGGGAGTCGACTACTCACGCTACAAAAACGCGAGCATCATCACACCCAACCGGACCGAGTTGCAACAGGTGATTGGCCCCTGGCTGGACGAGTCCGAGCTGCAAACCAAAGTGCAGAACCTGCGCCAGCAGCTCGGACTGCAGGCGGTGCTGTTGACCCGCAGCGAAGAAGGCATGACGCTGTTTGACGACCAGGGCCAACTCAGCGTGACGGCCATGGCTCGTGAAGTGTTTGACGTCACCGGCGCCGGCGACACGGTGATTGCCACCATGGCAGCGCTGATCGCCGCTGGCATGACTATGCGGGACGCCCTGCCACTGGCGAACCGGGCCGCTGGCCTGGTAGTCGGAAAATTTGGCACCGCCACGGTTTCTTATGAGGAGTTGTTCGCATGA
- the lapB gene encoding lipopolysaccharide assembly protein LapB produces the protein MDFDLSWILLGLPLAFVLGWVASRLDLRQLRIENHQAPKAYFRGLNFLLNEQQDQAIDAFIEAVQSDPDTSELHFALGNLFRRRGEYERAVRVHEHLLSRGDLNLLDRQRAQHALALDYLKAGLIDRSEEALLKLEGTPFEAQARLALLANYERSRDWLRAAQIAQKLEHANQGSFQGRLAHYLCEQAAESLTAQEPEQANSLLQQALSTAPDAARPPIDLAQLLARQGQPEEAYLLLKRSLQSAPAATPLIAAPLTDYAIACGRAPEALTLLKTSYAHSPSLDVLDAIVLLEAGHGGPTPTARDWYVQHLEREPSLVAAAKWLAGEKLEHEQFHPQVQRALEQAIKPLMRYRCAACGFEAKQHFWQCPGCQAWDSYPARRIEEL, from the coding sequence ATGGACTTTGACCTGAGTTGGATACTGCTGGGCCTGCCGCTGGCCTTTGTGTTGGGCTGGGTCGCCTCGCGCCTGGATCTGCGCCAACTGCGCATTGAAAACCATCAGGCCCCAAAAGCTTACTTCAGGGGTTTGAACTTTTTGCTCAATGAGCAACAGGACCAGGCGATTGATGCCTTCATCGAGGCCGTCCAAAGCGACCCTGACACGTCCGAGCTGCACTTTGCGCTGGGCAACCTGTTTCGACGCCGTGGCGAATATGAACGTGCGGTGCGCGTGCATGAACATCTGTTGTCGCGTGGCGACTTGAACCTGCTTGATCGCCAGCGTGCGCAGCACGCATTGGCACTGGACTATCTCAAAGCTGGCCTGATCGACCGTTCTGAAGAGGCCTTGCTCAAGCTCGAAGGAACCCCGTTCGAGGCGCAGGCGCGCCTCGCCCTGCTGGCCAACTACGAGCGCAGCCGCGACTGGCTGCGCGCCGCGCAGATCGCGCAAAAACTGGAACACGCCAACCAGGGAAGCTTTCAGGGCCGTCTGGCGCATTACCTGTGTGAGCAGGCGGCTGAATCCCTCACTGCCCAAGAGCCTGAACAAGCCAATTCTTTGTTGCAACAAGCTCTGAGCACGGCGCCAGACGCGGCACGACCCCCGATTGACCTGGCCCAGTTGTTGGCGCGCCAGGGCCAACCCGAAGAAGCCTATTTGCTGCTCAAAAGATCTTTGCAGTCTGCGCCTGCGGCCACCCCCCTGATCGCAGCACCACTGACCGACTACGCCATCGCTTGCGGGCGCGCCCCTGAAGCCCTGACCTTGCTCAAGACCTCTTACGCGCATTCCCCCTCGCTGGACGTGCTCGATGCCATCGTCCTGCTGGAGGCCGGCCACGGCGGGCCCACGCCCACTGCACGTGACTGGTATGTGCAGCATCTGGAGCGCGAGCCGTCGCTGGTCGCTGCCGCCAAGTGGCTTGCTGGTGAAAAACTCGAACACGAGCAATTTCATCCGCAGGTTCAACGCGCACTGGAACAGGCCATCAAGCCGCTCATGCGTTACCGTTGTGCTGCTTGCGGCTTCGAGGCCAAGCAACACTTCTGGCAATGTCCCGGCTGCCAGGCGTGGGACAGTTATCCGGCCCGAAGAATCGAGGAGCTATGA
- a CDS encoding LapA family protein, producing the protein MKQILWLLKWILKAAIFFTLFAFALNNQQDTTVHFFFGTQWRAPQVLVVLTAFALGVVVGALGMVPRWWRHRRAVNQVTLTAISAESDRSQTTPSAVPHGL; encoded by the coding sequence ATGAAACAAATCCTGTGGTTGCTTAAGTGGATACTTAAAGCAGCCATTTTTTTTACCCTGTTTGCCTTCGCGCTGAACAATCAGCAAGACACCACCGTGCACTTCTTCTTCGGCACCCAGTGGCGTGCGCCGCAGGTGCTGGTCGTGTTGACGGCTTTTGCACTCGGCGTTGTGGTGGGCGCACTGGGCATGGTGCCGCGTTGGTGGAGACATCGTCGCGCCGTCAACCAGGTGACGCTAACGGCCATTTCGGCTGAATCAGACAGGTCGCAAACCACGCCATCGGCCGTCCCACATGGACTTTGA
- a CDS encoding integration host factor subunit beta: MTRSDLIEELAARFGQLTRRDAEFAVKAILDAINDALVRGHRIEIRGFGSFAINHRPPRIGRNPRNGESVAIPEKRVLHFKPGKALREAVDQRTAEAASQHKA; encoded by the coding sequence ATGACTCGCTCTGACCTGATTGAAGAACTGGCCGCCCGCTTTGGTCAACTTACCCGTCGCGATGCCGAATTTGCCGTCAAGGCCATTCTTGACGCCATCAATGATGCACTGGTGCGCGGACACCGGATCGAAATTCGGGGCTTTGGCAGCTTTGCCATTAACCACCGACCGCCGCGTATTGGACGCAATCCACGCAATGGTGAAAGCGTCGCCATACCTGAAAAACGGGTGCTGCACTTCAAGCCCGGAAAAGCCTTGCGCGAAGCAGTAGATCAACGTACGGCGGAGGCTGCAAGCCAGCACAAGGCCTGA
- the rpsA gene encoding 30S ribosomal protein S1, which produces MVQQTNPRIKPQINLRFMPHPKMSESFAALFEESLQRTEMRPGEVITAEVVRIEHSFVVVNAGLKSEAYVPLEEFKNDKGEIEVQVGDFVSVAIGSIENGYGDTILSRDTAKRLASWMSLEKALETGEFVTGTTSGKVKGGLTVLVNGIRAFLPGSLVDTRPTKDLSPYENKTLEFKVIKLDRKRNNVVLSRRAVVEASMGEERAKLMNTLKEGAIVQGVVKNITEYGAFVDLGGIDGLLHITDMAWRRVRHPSEVVTAGQEITAKILKFDTEKNRVSLGLKQLGDDPWMGVNRRYPQGTRMFGKITNIADYGAFVELEPGIEGLVHVSEMDWTNKNIAPAKIVALGDEVEVMVLEIDEDKRRISLGMKQCKANPWQEFAQNTKRGDRVKGPIKSITDFGVFVGLAAGIDGLVHLSDLSWNETGEAAVREYKKGQEVEALVLAVDVDRERISLGIKQLDSDPFTTFATINDKGQVVTGKVKTVDAKGAEIDLGDDIIGYLRASEISRDRVEDARNVLKEGDEVTAVVVNVDRKTRNIQLSIKAKDAADQNEAMATLSQSSARENAGTTSLGALLRAKLDNTEK; this is translated from the coding sequence GTGGTTCAACAAACTAACCCGCGGATAAAACCGCAAATTAACCTGCGGTTCATGCCGCACCCAAAAATGTCAGAATCTTTTGCCGCCCTATTTGAAGAGTCCCTACAACGCACCGAAATGCGTCCGGGCGAAGTCATCACTGCTGAAGTGGTTCGTATCGAGCACAGCTTTGTGGTTGTCAACGCTGGCCTCAAGTCTGAAGCCTACGTGCCGCTCGAAGAGTTCAAGAATGACAAGGGCGAAATCGAAGTCCAGGTCGGCGACTTCGTGTCGGTGGCCATTGGCTCCATCGAAAACGGCTACGGCGACACCATTCTGTCGCGCGACACCGCCAAGCGTCTGGCTTCGTGGATGAGCCTGGAAAAAGCCCTGGAAACCGGCGAATTTGTCACCGGCACCACCAGCGGCAAAGTCAAGGGTGGCTTGACCGTGCTGGTCAACGGCATTCGCGCCTTCCTGCCCGGCTCACTGGTTGACACCCGTCCCACCAAAGACCTGTCACCGTACGAAAACAAGACCCTCGAATTCAAGGTCATCAAGCTCGACCGCAAGCGCAACAACGTCGTGCTGTCACGCCGTGCCGTGGTGGAAGCCAGCATGGGCGAAGAACGCGCCAAGCTGATGAACACCCTGAAGGAAGGCGCCATTGTGCAAGGCGTGGTCAAGAACATCACCGAATACGGTGCGTTTGTGGATCTGGGCGGCATTGACGGTCTGCTGCATATCACCGACATGGCATGGCGTCGTGTGCGTCACCCGAGCGAAGTGGTAACCGCCGGCCAGGAAATCACGGCCAAGATCCTCAAGTTCGACACCGAGAAGAACCGCGTGTCGCTGGGTCTCAAGCAGCTGGGCGACGACCCCTGGATGGGCGTCAACCGCCGCTACCCGCAAGGCACCCGCATGTTCGGCAAGATCACCAACATCGCCGACTACGGCGCGTTTGTGGAACTCGAACCCGGCATCGAAGGCCTGGTGCACGTGTCCGAGATGGACTGGACCAACAAGAACATTGCACCCGCCAAGATCGTGGCCCTGGGTGATGAAGTCGAAGTCATGGTGTTGGAAATCGACGAAGACAAGCGTCGTATCTCCCTGGGCATGAAGCAATGCAAGGCCAACCCTTGGCAAGAGTTTGCTCAAAATACCAAACGCGGCGATCGCGTCAAGGGCCCGATCAAGTCGATCACCGACTTCGGCGTGTTTGTCGGCCTGGCCGCTGGCATCGACGGTCTGGTGCATTTGTCTGACCTGTCCTGGAACGAAACCGGCGAAGCCGCTGTGCGCGAATACAAAAAGGGCCAGGAAGTCGAAGCCCTGGTGCTGGCCGTGGATGTGGACCGTGAGCGCATCTCGCTGGGTATCAAGCAGCTCGATTCCGATCCGTTCACCACTTTCGCCACCATCAACGACAAGGGTCAAGTGGTCACCGGCAAGGTCAAGACGGTGGATGCCAAGGGCGCTGAAATCGATCTCGGCGACGACATCATCGGCTACCTGCGCGCCAGCGAAATCTCCCGCGACCGCGTGGAAGATGCTCGCAACGTGCTCAAGGAAGGCGACGAAGTCACGGCTGTTGTGGTCAATGTGGATCGCAAGACCCGCAACATCCAGCTGTCCATCAAGGCCAAGGATGCGGCTGATCAAAACGAAGCCATGGCCACTTTGAGCCAGTCCTCTGCCCGCGAAAACGCTGGCACGACCAGTCTGGGTGCTTTGCTGCGCGCCAAGCTGGACAACACCGAAAAGTAA
- a CDS encoding bifunctional 3-phosphoshikimate 1-carboxyvinyltransferase/cytidylate kinase, which produces MFSTAFLDIPPLTGVSGTVVLPGSKSISNRVLLLSALSAGRTTLIDLLDSDDTRVMFEALRALGCGVRQSGSTVEIEGLGGQLGHRQAALFMGNAGTAIRPLTAALAVLGGDFELRGVPRMHERPIGDLVDALRQIGCHIDYLGQDGFPPLHIGRPSLKLDTPIRVRGDVSSQFLTALLMALPLVAATRDIVIEVVGELISRPYIEITLNLLARFNVRVVRDGWQRFTIPAASQFRSPGTLFVEADASSASYFIAAGAIATGAGGQKGLRIEGVGADSIQGDIRFIEAAQMMGAQVQSGPNWLEVSRGCWPLKAIDLDCNHIPDAAMTLAMMALYAQGSTTLRNIASWRVKETDRIAAMACELRKLGATVEEGADFIRVTPPAVAADWRAASIHTYDDHRMAMCFSLAAFNPAGLPVRIVDPKCVAKTFPDYFEALFSLAQTSAQAIPVICVDGPTASGKGTLAGAVAQALGYHLLDSGSLYRITALAALQAGLALEFAHEQAIADLIPGLSIRFSQDQVFLNGVDVSEAIRTEEAGMNASRVSALPKVRLALIALQHSFRQLPGLVADGRDMGTIIFPEAALKVFLTASAEKRAQRRYKQLISKGISATLSGLRADLEARDARDTSRSVAPLKPAQDAQLLDNSDLTVEESVNLVLDWWQSKQPFRAI; this is translated from the coding sequence ATGTTTTCCACCGCGTTTCTTGATATTCCACCGCTCACGGGAGTGAGCGGGACAGTTGTATTACCCGGCTCCAAGAGCATCTCCAACCGCGTGTTGCTGCTGTCGGCCCTGAGCGCCGGCCGCACCACGCTGATTGACCTGCTCGACTCCGACGACACCCGCGTCATGTTTGAGGCCTTGCGCGCGCTGGGGTGTGGTGTGCGGCAATCGGGCAGCACCGTCGAGATTGAGGGTCTGGGTGGCCAACTCGGGCACAGGCAGGCGGCGCTGTTCATGGGCAACGCCGGCACCGCGATTCGTCCGCTCACCGCCGCGCTGGCCGTTTTGGGCGGCGACTTTGAACTGCGCGGTGTGCCGCGCATGCACGAACGCCCGATTGGCGACCTGGTAGATGCACTGCGCCAAATCGGCTGCCACATCGATTACCTGGGACAGGACGGCTTTCCGCCGCTGCACATTGGCCGACCCAGCCTGAAGCTGGACACGCCGATTCGCGTGCGGGGCGATGTGTCCAGCCAGTTTCTGACCGCACTGCTGATGGCGCTGCCCTTGGTCGCAGCGACCCGCGATATTGTCATTGAGGTGGTCGGAGAGCTGATTTCGCGCCCTTACATTGAAATCACACTCAACCTGCTGGCGCGCTTTAACGTGCGGGTGGTCCGCGATGGCTGGCAGCGCTTCACCATTCCCGCCGCCAGCCAGTTCCGCTCTCCTGGCACTTTGTTTGTTGAAGCTGACGCCTCGTCTGCTAGCTATTTCATAGCTGCCGGCGCAATAGCAACGGGGGCTGGAGGTCAAAAAGGCTTAAGGATTGAAGGCGTGGGCGCAGACTCCATCCAGGGCGACATCCGTTTCATCGAAGCCGCGCAGATGATGGGCGCGCAGGTGCAGAGCGGCCCGAATTGGCTGGAAGTATCCAGAGGCTGCTGGCCACTCAAAGCCATTGACCTGGACTGCAACCACATCCCGGACGCCGCCATGACACTTGCCATGATGGCTTTGTACGCCCAGGGCAGCACCACGCTGCGCAACATCGCCAGCTGGCGCGTCAAGGAAACTGACCGCATCGCGGCCATGGCGTGTGAGTTGCGCAAGCTCGGCGCCACGGTCGAAGAAGGCGCGGACTTCATTCGCGTGACACCGCCAGCCGTTGCCGCCGACTGGCGCGCGGCCAGCATCCACACCTATGACGACCACCGCATGGCGATGTGTTTTTCACTCGCCGCCTTCAACCCGGCCGGTCTGCCGGTGCGGATTGTTGACCCCAAATGCGTGGCCAAGACCTTTCCCGATTATTTTGAAGCGCTGTTCTCGCTCGCGCAGACCTCAGCCCAGGCCATTCCCGTGATTTGTGTCGATGGCCCAACCGCGTCCGGCAAGGGCACCTTGGCGGGCGCAGTGGCCCAGGCGCTGGGCTACCATTTGCTCGATTCCGGCTCGCTGTACCGGATCACGGCTTTGGCGGCGTTGCAGGCTGGCCTGGCGCTGGAGTTCGCCCATGAGCAGGCGATCGCGGACTTGATTCCAGGTCTCTCCATCCGGTTCAGCCAGGACCAGGTGTTTTTGAACGGTGTTGACGTCAGCGAAGCTATTCGCACCGAAGAGGCCGGCATGAATGCTTCCAGAGTCTCGGCACTGCCCAAGGTGCGCCTGGCTCTCATCGCCTTGCAGCACAGTTTTCGCCAATTGCCCGGGCTGGTTGCTGACGGCCGCGACATGGGAACCATCATCTTCCCTGAGGCCGCGCTCAAGGTGTTTTTGACTGCCAGCGCCGAAAAGAGAGCGCAGAGGCGTTATAAACAATTGATTTCAAAGGGTATTTCGGCTACACTCTCGGGTCTTCGCGCGGACTTGGAAGCACGCGATGCACGGGACACCTCCCGCAGCGTCGCGCCTCTCAAGCCAGCACAAGATGCCCAGCTGCTTGATAACTCGGATTTAACGGTTGAAGAATCGGTCAATCTGGTGTTGGACTGGTGGCAAAGCAAACAGCCTTTCAGAGCAATCTGA
- a CDS encoding prephenate dehydrogenase: protein MFEQLGLIGCGLMGGSFALALKRAGLVKRVVGYSKSPSTTERAYQMGVIDVEAPSALLAVSGADIVLIAVPVAASEATFKSIKHLVTPQMLIMDVGSTKRDVVDAGRRALREQIGSFVPAHPIAGKEVSGVEHADADLYSGRQVILTPIERTLTIQLQKAVDVWSALGCRVVQMSPESHDAAFAAVSHLPHLISFALMNAISGQPQGKDYLSLAGPGFRDFTRIAASDAKVWRDIMISNREELLAQTKIFQRNLQALELMISSGNGEALEGLIEQASLTRAHWRMAQQQK, encoded by the coding sequence ATGTTTGAACAACTTGGCCTGATTGGCTGCGGTCTGATGGGCGGCTCCTTTGCGCTGGCGCTCAAACGGGCCGGACTGGTGAAACGCGTGGTGGGCTACAGCAAATCGCCCTCCACCACGGAACGGGCCTACCAGATGGGCGTGATTGATGTGGAAGCCCCTTCTGCCTTGCTGGCGGTGTCGGGTGCCGACATTGTGCTGATCGCCGTACCGGTGGCGGCCAGCGAGGCCACTTTCAAATCGATCAAACACTTGGTCACGCCGCAGATGCTGATCATGGACGTTGGTTCCACCAAGCGCGACGTGGTTGATGCCGGCAGGCGTGCCCTGCGCGAGCAAATCGGCTCTTTTGTGCCGGCCCACCCCATCGCAGGCAAAGAAGTCTCGGGCGTGGAACACGCCGATGCCGACCTGTACAGCGGCCGCCAGGTCATCCTGACGCCGATTGAACGCACCCTGACCATCCAGTTGCAAAAGGCAGTCGATGTCTGGTCCGCGCTGGGCTGCCGCGTGGTCCAGATGTCGCCCGAGTCGCATGATGCGGCGTTTGCCGCCGTCAGCCATTTGCCGCACCTGATTTCATTTGCCCTCATGAACGCCATCTCGGGCCAGCCGCAAGGCAAGGACTACCTGTCGCTGGCGGGGCCGGGCTTTCGCGACTTCACGCGTATTGCCGCCAGTGACGCCAAAGTGTGGCGCGACATCATGATCTCCAATCGTGAAGAACTGCTGGCGCAAACCAAAATTTTCCAGCGCAACCTGCAAGCCCTCGAACTCATGATCTCCAGCGGCAACGGCGAGGCCCTGGAGGGCCTGATTGAACAAGCCAGCCTCACCCGCGCCCATTGGCGCATGGCGCAACAACAGAAATAA
- the pheA gene encoding prephenate dehydratase — translation MAKTLPELRTQIDALDLELLALLNQRASLAHEVGEIKRADGSAVFRPERETQVISSLQAANPGPLKNASLAVIWREIMSACRALEAAQRVAYLGPAGTFSEQAALQFFGASIERVLCASIDEVFRATAAGSAEFGVVPIENSSEGVISRSLDLLLNSPLHIIGETSFLVRHNLLRLKPTLADIEVVYAHPQALAQCQDWLSTHLPQAERRAAASNAEGARLAATNPAWAAIASERAASEFGLHVASHAIQDDAFNRTRFAVVCLPQTLAAPLATGNDCVSLIVSVPNRPGAVHDLLVPLKKHGVSMTRFESRPARSGQWEYYFYIDLQGHPSQPHVAAALKELQSLCAFCKVLGTYPVGE, via the coding sequence ATGGCGAAAACTCTCCCTGAACTGCGCACCCAGATCGACGCGCTTGATCTGGAACTGCTGGCACTGCTGAACCAGCGTGCGTCGCTGGCCCATGAAGTGGGAGAAATCAAACGCGCGGATGGCTCGGCCGTGTTTCGCCCCGAGCGCGAGACCCAGGTCATCAGCAGCCTGCAGGCGGCCAACCCCGGCCCGCTCAAAAACGCCAGTCTGGCCGTGATCTGGCGCGAAATCATGTCCGCCTGCCGCGCACTGGAAGCGGCGCAGCGGGTCGCCTACCTGGGTCCGGCCGGCACCTTCAGCGAACAGGCCGCACTGCAGTTCTTTGGTGCCAGCATCGAGCGCGTCCTGTGCGCCAGCATCGATGAAGTGTTCCGCGCCACGGCGGCGGGCAGCGCCGAGTTTGGTGTGGTGCCGATTGAAAACTCGTCCGAGGGCGTGATCTCGCGCTCGCTCGATTTGCTGCTGAACTCGCCGCTGCACATCATCGGTGAAACCAGTTTTCTGGTGCGCCACAACCTGCTGCGACTCAAGCCCACGCTGGCCGACATCGAAGTCGTTTATGCCCACCCACAAGCCTTGGCCCAGTGCCAGGACTGGCTCAGCACGCATTTGCCGCAGGCCGAGCGGCGCGCTGCTGCCAGCAACGCCGAGGGCGCCCGACTGGCGGCCACCAACCCGGCCTGGGCCGCGATTGCCAGTGAGCGCGCCGCCAGCGAATTTGGTCTGCATGTCGCCTCACACGCCATTCAGGACGACGCCTTCAATCGCACCCGCTTTGCCGTGGTCTGCCTGCCGCAAACACTGGCGGCGCCGCTGGCCACCGGCAATGACTGCGTGAGCCTGATCGTTTCGGTGCCGAACCGGCCCGGTGCCGTGCATGACCTGCTGGTACCGCTCAAGAAGCATGGCGTCTCCATGACGCGCTTTGAGTCGCGCCCGGCACGCTCCGGTCAGTGGGAATACTATTTTTACATCGACCTGCAAGGTCACCCCTCGCAGCCGCATGTGGCTGCGGCACTCAAAGAACTGCAGAGTCTTTGTGCCTTCTGCAAAGTGCTGGGCACATATCCTGTAGGTGAATGA
- the serC gene encoding 3-phosphoserine/phosphohydroxythreonine transaminase produces MNRPYNFSAGPAAMPQEVLTEAAAEMLDWHGSGMSVMEMSHRGREFVSIYEQAHLDLRELLAVPDSFKILFMQGGGLAENAIVPLNLSARVSPAGAAGSADFVVTGGWSLKSQQEARKYCTVNIAASNESDGHTTLPGPASWQLSHGASYVHICSNETIHGVEYHTLPDLQALGSEAALVVDCSSHVASRPIDWSRVGLAFAGAQKNLGPAGLTLVVVREDLLGHALAVCPSAFNYKTVADNQSMFNTPPTYAIYIAGLVFQWLKRQGGIAAMEARNQAKAALLYDAIDNSQLYYNKVAPNCRSRMNVPFFLRDESLNDAFLAGAREHGLLQLKGHKSVGGMRASIYNAMPMEGVQALVNYLHEFQKRRS; encoded by the coding sequence ATGAATCGACCCTATAACTTCTCCGCCGGACCCGCGGCCATGCCGCAGGAAGTTCTGACCGAAGCGGCGGCCGAAATGCTCGACTGGCACGGCAGCGGCATGAGCGTCATGGAAATGAGCCATCGCGGCCGGGAGTTCGTCTCCATTTACGAGCAGGCGCACTTGGATCTGCGCGAGCTGCTCGCGGTTCCGGACAGCTTCAAAATCCTGTTCATGCAGGGCGGCGGCCTGGCCGAAAACGCGATTGTCCCGCTCAACCTGTCGGCCCGGGTGTCGCCGGCCGGTGCCGCTGGCAGCGCGGACTTTGTGGTCACCGGCGGCTGGAGCCTGAAGTCGCAACAGGAAGCACGCAAGTACTGCACCGTCAACATCGCTGCCAGCAACGAGTCGGACGGCCACACCACGCTGCCTGGACCTGCCAGCTGGCAGCTCAGTCACGGCGCCAGCTACGTGCACATCTGCAGCAACGAGACCATTCACGGCGTTGAATACCACACGCTGCCCGACCTGCAGGCGCTGGGCAGTGAGGCCGCGCTGGTGGTCGACTGTTCCTCCCACGTGGCATCGCGCCCGATCGATTGGTCGCGGGTCGGACTGGCCTTTGCGGGTGCGCAGAAAAACCTGGGGCCTGCCGGTCTGACGCTGGTGGTGGTGCGCGAAGACCTGCTCGGCCATGCGCTGGCGGTATGCCCCAGCGCCTTCAACTACAAGACGGTGGCGGACAACCAGTCGATGTTCAATACCCCGCCCACCTACGCCATTTACATCGCGGGCCTGGTGTTCCAGTGGCTCAAGCGCCAAGGCGGCATCGCCGCGATGGAAGCGCGCAACCAGGCCAAGGCAGCCCTGCTGTACGACGCGATTGACAACTCGCAGCTCTACTACAACAAAGTGGCGCCCAACTGCCGCTCACGCATGAATGTGCCTTTTTTCTTGCGTGATGAAAGTCTCAACGACGCATTTTTGGCCGGAGCACGCGAGCACGGTCTGTTGCAGCTCAAGGGACACAAGTCGGTCGGCGGCATGCGCGCCAGCATTTACAACGCCATGCCGATGGAGGGCGTGCAGGCGCTGGTGAACTACCTGCACGAATTTCAAAAGCGCCGCAGCTGA